The Desulfonatronovibrio magnus sequence AATGCGCTAAATGAGGCAAGAGAGCTTGTGGGTGAACAAAAATGGGAAGATGCAGACAAAATTTTATTGCAGGTTATAGACAGGTTCAGCAATGATCCCCACACGCTGGTTTCCGCCTGGCAGATGCGCGGATACCTGCTTAGTGAATCAGACCGTCACCAGGAAGCTTTGAACGCCTTTGACAATGCCCTTGGCTGTGACGAGATTGACAAGTCCATTAGAAGCTGGCTTTTGTATAATTCAGCCCAGATTCTGATTATTCTGGAGCAATATGATGAGGCCCTGAAAAGGATCAGCAAGTGGACTGATATGGCTGGCGAACTAACCCCTGATGAGCATGCCGGAGTGGCCTGGATACATTACCAGGCTGGAAGCTATCAGCAAGCTGTTAAGCACATGAAAGCTGCTATTCAGAATGCGGACAAGCCCCGGGACAGCTGGATGGAAATGCTGGTGGCCGCCATGCATAATGCTGATGATTATGCAGGGCTTTTAAAATGGCTGCCTGTGCTGCTGGAGCGTCATCCAGATGAAAGACGATACTGGGAGCACCTGGCAGGGGTGCACATGCATATGGGCAATGACCATAAGGCAGCAGCTGTTTTGTCAGCCGGATATCAAAGTGGGGTTTTTGACAGCTCAGATGACATCGTCCGGCTGGTGCAGCTATACCGCCAGGCCGGAGTGCCCCGCAAGGGAGCTTTGATTCTGCAGCAGGCTCTTGAAGACGGAAAAATTCCGGACAGACCCGGATACTATCAGATTCTGGCTGATGCCTGGCACCAGGCCAGTGAGTTGCGCCTTGCAGCCAATGCCATGCAGGAAAAGTTAACGCGTCAAAATAATTGCCAGTGCAGGCTGCGCCTGGGCAGACTTTTCATGCAGATAGAAGACTGGGATGAGGCCAGTGAGCATTTGCGTCTCGCCACTGAGTCTCAGTGTCCGAAAGCACGCCGGGATGCTCTGTTTCTGCTGGGAATCTCCCAATATCATCAAGGACGCTTAGACAGCGCCAGAGAAGCGTTCCGCCAGGCAGAAAATGATCCCGAACTGCGCAGTCGGGCCAGGTACTGGATAGAGATCCTGGACAGAGGATAAACATGTTTACATTTCGCGCTTGACGCGATGTGTAAACATGATACTGCTAAGTCTGTAATATCCTAAATGGATGCAGTCATGATGAAAGATTCATTGGGGATGCAAGGCTACTGCTGAACGAAAATCATGCACTTGAAAAGCTGGATAGAAACGGTTATCAGTTGCCATGCAACCAATTGAGCAGATGACCCATGGAGCAGATAGCAGTAATAAATCGCCTTGATTTTGCTGATATCTTGGCTCAAAAAGGCAGTTAGCACCTGTTCCCAGGCTCCAGCCTGGGAACGAGGGGTAAAAACTGTACCCTGGATCCGTCATCCCGGACTCGATCCAGGACCGGGGTGACGGTTAAAGCTAAATATTTCTCATTACCGTCATTCCGGCGAAAACCGGAATCCAGGACAGTTGAACAGACTGGCCCTATGTAATAAATATCTATCAATTTTTTTACCCCCCGACCAAATGACGCATTCAGAACTTCTTGTCAGCTGCAGCAATATATCCATGACATACTCTGAAAAACCTTTATTTTCAGAATTAAGTCTTGGTTTTCATGCACAGGAAAGAACCGGTCTTATCGGGCCTAATGGCTCAGGAAAATCCACTCTTTTAAAAATTATGGCTGGTATTGAGATACCTGATACTGGTCAGATCATCCCCAAAGGCGATATCCGACTTGTATACCTTTCCCAGTCAGAGACTTTTTCTTTTGATCAGTCTGTAGAGCAGGCCATATGGGAAGTATTGCCGGAAAAGAATCCCGACCCGGATATGTTTGCACAAATCAGCAAGATTGCTGTTCAGGCAGGTTTTCAGTCTTTAGATACTCAAGTATCCACTTTGTCCGGTGGCTGGATCAAGCGCCTGGCTATTGTCAGAGCCCTTGTTCAGGAACCGGATCTGCTCCTTCTTGATGAACCTACAAACCATTTAGATATTGATGGAATTATCTGGCTGGAAAAAGTTCTTGCCAGGCCTGATTTTACCTTTGTGCTGGTCAGTCATGACCGGACATTCTTAGAAAACGTGACCAATAAAATTGTGGAATTGAACAGGCTATACCCTGAAGGATTCATGGAAGTTAAAGGTAATTACTCGCAATTTCTTGAAAAACGTGAAGAATTTGCACTCGCCCAGGGAAAACTTGAGCATTCTCTGGCCAATAAGACCAGGCGAGAGATTGAATGGCTTCGCAGGGGACCCAAGGCTCGTACAACAAAGGCCAGATACCGGGTTAGTGCTGCTCATGCCCTGCAGGAAGAACTTTGTGAGGTAAAAAGCAGAAATCAGAACAATCAGGCTGCCGGAATTGAATTTTCCGCAACAGGGCGTAAAACCAAAAAGCTCTTGAAGGCACAGAGCATCAGCCTGAAACGTAAAAATACGGTCCTGTTCAGTGATCTTGACATT is a genomic window containing:
- a CDS encoding ABC-F family ATP-binding cassette domain-containing protein, giving the protein MTYSEKPLFSELSLGFHAQERTGLIGPNGSGKSTLLKIMAGIEIPDTGQIIPKGDIRLVYLSQSETFSFDQSVEQAIWEVLPEKNPDPDMFAQISKIAVQAGFQSLDTQVSTLSGGWIKRLAIVRALVQEPDLLLLDEPTNHLDIDGIIWLEKVLARPDFTFVLVSHDRTFLENVTNKIVELNRLYPEGFMEVKGNYSQFLEKREEFALAQGKLEHSLANKTRREIEWLRRGPKARTTKARYRVSAAHALQEELCEVKSRNQNNQAAGIEFSATGRKTKKLLKAQSISLKRKNTVLFSDLDIALSPGSCLGIMGGNGAGKSSLLQILSGNMAPDSGEVRRADGLKTVYFDQGREQLDQDKSLKEALCPSGDQVVFQGNPLHVVSWAKRMRFTPEQLPLPVSSLSGGEKSRLLIARLMLETADVLLLDEPTNDIDIPTLEILEQSLSEFPGAIVLISHDRMFLNNLCHNLLFLDGQGGSTYFADISQCLDAFSMQNKVQKSRSELVETKKTRKRPARPGKMSYKNQLELESMEGNIEKAENIVADLIHEMNRPEVMSNAQKLQDLCARLSEAEDHVQKLFERWDELEQLAEKLASVKK
- a CDS encoding tetratricopeptide repeat protein, with the protein product MSTFQKSTSKLGKSGHLFLSVVLGLFALFCWQSAAQARDEQATIPQAAFNALNEARELVGEQKWEDADKILLQVIDRFSNDPHTLVSAWQMRGYLLSESDRHQEALNAFDNALGCDEIDKSIRSWLLYNSAQILIILEQYDEALKRISKWTDMAGELTPDEHAGVAWIHYQAGSYQQAVKHMKAAIQNADKPRDSWMEMLVAAMHNADDYAGLLKWLPVLLERHPDERRYWEHLAGVHMHMGNDHKAAAVLSAGYQSGVFDSSDDIVRLVQLYRQAGVPRKGALILQQALEDGKIPDRPGYYQILADAWHQASELRLAANAMQEKLTRQNNCQCRLRLGRLFMQIEDWDEASEHLRLATESQCPKARRDALFLLGISQYHQGRLDSAREAFRQAENDPELRSRARYWIEILDRG